A region of the Chitinivibrionales bacterium genome:
GAGATTGACGCTGCCGATGAGATTATTCTCGTAGTTGAACCGTTTTATAAAGAAGCTGAGCCCTTCGGCGGCGTATGCCGCCAAATGGTAGACATAATCGAACCTATTCCGCTTAAAAAGGCTAATAACAAACTCGTAGTCTGTAATACTTCCTTCAATGAAGGTAGTATTCTTGGGGATATTTTCACTGAACCCCCCAGAGAGATCGTCCAGGACCATGACATCATGACCTTCATGCGCCAGGATTTCGGCAATATGCGAGCCAATAAAACCAGCTCCACCAGTGACAAGCATTTTCATGGAAAGACCTTTCCCTGCGGACTCATCGTAGACTGCAGCTCTCTAAAATCTCAACCCGCCAAGCCGGTTTAATGCGAACTATCACGGTCTTTATCCCCAAAGAAAATCAACGTCGCATCAATAATGCCTCGCATGATTGACCCAATTTTTAATAGCTTCTTGTCAGCAAATGGCAATATAGCAAGAATTGCAATTTTAATTACGGAAATTATCCAAGAATATACAAGTAAATAAAATCTATAGCCGAAGTTTCTTGTTATAAGAACGCGATTACGCGAAGAATAATACAAATAAAAGGGGGTATAGTTTGCCAGTCCTATTCCTGCTTGGACCTTATGATAAATTCGCGAAGCTGCCTGATAATAAATCGGGATGGAAGCCTTGCGGAGCCTGATGCAAAACTCCGTGTCGTCAAGGTAAATAAAAATTGATTCTTTCAGTAAACCTATAGCCGCAAAAACTTCACTTTTAACAAGCATCAGGCAGCCGCTAGCGTATTCGACCTTGCAATCATTGTTATATTCCTGCCTGTCCTTTTTAAAATGGCCCCGGTGTTTTCCTATCCCATGTATAAGAGACAGGTCACCACCTGCATACCATACCATGGTTCTATCTTGGTTACAACAGATTTTTCCAGTGATTACGTGGAGTTTTTCTGGTATTGAAACCCCTTTTTGAATTAAAATTGATAGGAAATCTGGCTCAACCTCGGTATCATCATTGAGGATCATGATGTAATCGAATCGAGCAGCCAAACAATATTTAATGCCCAAATTGTTGCCACCGCAAAAACCAAGGTTAATCTTGCTTTGCAGTAAGGTAATTTCAGGAAAGGTCTCTTTTAATTTTTCTCCCGAATTATCAGTCGAATTATTATCAACGACGACTATGGAGAACTTGGGATAATTAACCGATAGAAGAGATTTTACGCATTTTGAAGTCATAGAAAAACGATTAAGTGATAAGAGAACAATTCCGACAGAAGGGGTTTGAGTAAGCATCTTGGATTTGTTCTAATGTTTTAAGTGGTACGAGATAAAATTAATTGTATCATATAAAATAATAGTTTATGAGATTTGATATTATTTTTGAGTAAGAAATTGTTTCTGATGGGACGTATTTTATATAAAAAAGTATAGTTTAGAAAAAGGATTTGCGGCGGAAAATGGTGATTTACGTATTTCATATCCACAGCATAACTACAATAGCTTCAATAGGATGACTCAAATATAACTTCAATTTGTCGCTGCATGGTCGAAAATAATGGCTTACTTCCAAGGTTATCTAGATGAATTGAAAATTGCCAATTCTATAGTTAAAATAATTTTGGCTAATCTGATTTAAATATGGAACGATAGTAAATAAAAAAGTTGGCATTCGGCCTCATTCGAGACCGATCTTCTTCTTTCACTTGCGACGGAGAAAGAGAAGACGAGATGCCAACTGCACAAGAAATACTCAATTCCTTTGTTGGAATCAATGGTTTTTCGGTTGACTGTGAAGCTGTCGAGTTCAATGCGCAGACAATGACTGCGATCATAGGAATTCGACCCATAGATGCGCACCAGGCAGTTTGTGACAGGTGCGGCCATACTGTCTCCAGCATCAAGGATCGACAGAGACGGTTTTACCGGGACAGACCGGTATTCGACTGGCGTGTGTTTCTGATGGTTGATCGCAGACGAGTGGTTTGCTCCCGGTGTGGCGTACACAGCGAGCGTTTGCCGTTTATGGATGGCCGCTCCCGTTTTACCCGCCGGTTCGAGCGAATGGTTTTTGAAGATTGTATGCAGCAGACTATAGCAGCCGCAGCGAAGAGACACTCCATATCGTGGCATCAAGCTGCCCGCATTGAATATGCGATGCTTGAACGATACAACGATATCCGTGGACCGTTGCGCAACATCCGCTGGGTCGGCGTTGATGAGATTTGCTACGGTAGGAGAAACAACCTGTATACGATCATCAGCGACCTTGAACGTTCCGCTGTTATCGGTGTCGCTGACGGCAACCAGACATCGTCGCTGGACGCATTCTTCAAAACTGCTGGTACGGCTTTCTGCGAAAAGGTGGAAGTGGTGTGCATGGACATGTGGAAAGCATTCAGGACCAGCGTTACCGCCTTCTGTGGCAAGGCCAAGATTATCTTCGACAAATTCCATCTGGTTCGGCATCTCAATGATGCGATAGATGAAATCCGCCGTAGAGAGTTTTTCAGACAAGGCGGGGCGAAGCGGGAACTGGTGAGGGGTAAACGTTGGCTTTTCCTGCGCAGGTGGTTCAATCTGACCGCAGAGCAGAAAGGGTTGCTTAAGGAAACGCTCTCTGTCAACAAACGCCTCAGTATCACCTATTATCTGAAAGAAATATTCGGTTCCCTGTGGTTCTACCGCAGGCGTGCCTGGGCGTTGAAGTTCCTGGAGCGTTGGCAGAAGC
Encoded here:
- a CDS encoding glycosyltransferase family 2 protein, yielding MLTQTPSVGIVLLSLNRFSMTSKCVKSLLSVNYPKFSIVVVDNNSTDNSGEKLKETFPEITLLQSKINLGFCGGNNLGIKYCLAARFDYIMILNDDTEVEPDFLSILIQKGVSIPEKLHVITGKICCNQDRTMVWYAGGDLSLIHGIGKHRGHFKKDRQEYNNDCKVEYASGCLMLVKSEVFAAIGLLKESIFIYLDDTEFCIRLRKASIPIYYQAASRIYHKVQAGIGLANYTPFYLYYSSRNRVLITRNFGYRFYLLVYSWIISVIKIAILAILPFADKKLLKIGSIMRGIIDATLIFFGDKDRDSSH
- a CDS encoding ISL3 family transposase; its protein translation is MPTAQEILNSFVGINGFSVDCEAVEFNAQTMTAIIGIRPIDAHQAVCDRCGHTVSSIKDRQRRFYRDRPVFDWRVFLMVDRRRVVCSRCGVHSERLPFMDGRSRFTRRFERMVFEDCMQQTIAAAAKRHSISWHQAARIEYAMLERYNDIRGPLRNIRWVGVDEICYGRRNNLYTIISDLERSAVIGVADGNQTSSLDAFFKTAGTAFCEKVEVVCMDMWKAFRTSVTAFCGKAKIIFDKFHLVRHLNDAIDEIRRREFFRQGGAKRELVRGKRWLFLRRWFNLTAEQKGLLKETLSVNKRLSITYYLKEIFGSLWFYRRRAWALKFLERWQKQLRWQRLEPLEKFMALVRNHLDGILNYCDVKIPLGRVDAINGVIKNIIRRSRGFRNHRHGALRIMFLTDPDAYRTLNACFHT